In Cucurbita pepo subsp. pepo cultivar mu-cu-16 chromosome LG04, ASM280686v2, whole genome shotgun sequence, the following are encoded in one genomic region:
- the LOC111792260 gene encoding probable sulfate transporter 3.5 — translation MGSLKSEQHVNFAAPRPFVNRLKSDLKETFYPDDPFRQFRDDRPTHQLRKAVQYFIPILEWLPKYNFNMFKYDLLAGITITSLAIPQGISYAKLGSLPPIIGLYSSFVPPLVYAVFGSSKHLAVGTVAACSLLIAEIIGEVASPEEDPTLYLHLVLTATLITGVMQTALGLLRLGILVDFLSHSTIIGFMGGTAVIICLQQLKGIFGLTHFTSKTDVYSVLHAVFSLRSEWRWQSAVTGVVFLIFLQFTRYLRDRNPKLFWVSAMAPMVTVIVGCLVAYLVHGSQHGILTVGRLNKGINPPSIHSLNFDPKYLPAVVQAGAITGLVALAEGIAIGRSFAIMKNEQVDGNKEMVAFGLMNIVGSFTSCYLTTGPFSKTAVNFNAGCRTAMSNVVMAVFMALTLLFLAPLFSYTPLVALSAIIMSAMFGLIKYEEIYHLFKVDKFDFCICMAAFLGVALLSMDVGLMLSVGLALLRALLYMARPATCKLGKIPDTDLYRDVEQYPNAMRVPGVIVLQLGSPIYYANSNYIRERILRWVRDEHAKYDSVDGTVHHVLLELSGVTSIDMTGIETLVEIRRLLQANGVKMGIVNPRIVVMEKMIASEFTNTIGKENIYLSVDDGVERCRDLAYNPQKTNPSDDNVELSAVELRV, via the exons ATGGGTTCGTTGAAAAGTGAACAACATGTGAACTTTGCTGCTCCAAGACCATTCGTGAACAGGCTGAAATCAGATCTGAAAGAGACGTTTTATCCCGATGATCCCTTCAGGCAGTTTCGTGATGATAGGCCGACGCACCAACTCAGAAAGGCCGTCCAGTATTTCATCCCCATATTGGAATGGCTTcctaaatacaattttaatatgtttaaGTATGATTTGCTCGCTGGTATTACCATTACCAGCCTCGCCATCCCCCAAGGCATCAGCTACGCTAAGCTTGGCAGCCTCCCTCCCATCATCGGCCTTT ATTCGAGCTTCGTTCCACCGCTTGTGTATGCGGTGTTTGGAAGCTCGAAGCATCTGGCGGTGGGTACGGTGGCGGCATGTTCGTTGCTAATAGCGGAAATCATCGGAGAAGTGGCGTCGCCGGAAGAAGACCCCACATTGTATCTACACCTGGTTTTAACAGCCACCTTAATCACCGGCGTCATGCAGACGGCCTTAGGGCTTCTACG ATTGGGAATCTTGGTGGATTTCTTATCGCATTCAACGATCATAGGGTTTATGGGAGGAACAGCTGTGATCATTTGCCTGCAACAGCTGAAAGGCATATTCGGACTCACTCATTTCACCTCTAAAACCGACGTCTATTCGGTACTCCATGCCGTTTTCTCCCTTAGAAGTGAG TGGAGATGGCAAAGTGCTGTCACGGGCGTCGTCTTCCTTATCTTCCTCCAGTTTACTAGGTACCTG AGAGATAGAAACCCGAAGCTGTTTTGGGTATCAGCGATGGCTCCGATGGTGACAGTGATAGTCGGGTGTTTGGTTGCATATCTCGTCCATGGAAGTCAGCATGGAATCTTAACT GTGGGTCGCTTGAACAAAGGAATAAACCCTCCTTCTATTCACTCCTTGAACTTTGACCCAAAATACCTACCAGCTGTGGTACAAGCTGGTGCCATCACTGGCCTTGTGGCTTTGGCT GAAGGAATAGCAATTGGTCGAAGCTTTGCAATAATGAAAAACGAACAAGTCGATGGCAACAAAGAGATGGTAGCCTTCGGTTTGATGAACATTGTGGGATCTTTCACTTCCTGCTACTTAACCACTG GGCCATTCTCAAAGACTGCAGTGAACTTCAATGCTGGATGTAGAACAGCAATGTCAAACGTAGTAATGGCGGTCTTCATGGCTCTCACGCTCCTCTTTCTAGCTCCTCTCTTCAGCTACACTCCTCTTGTAGCCCTTTCCGCCATTATTATGTCCGCCATGTTTGGTTTGATCAAATACGAAGAAATATATCATCTTTTCAAGGTCGACAAGTTCGATTTCTGCATTTGTATGGCTGCTTTCTTGGGCGTTGCTCTATTGAGCATGGATGTTGGCTTAATGCTTTCG GTGGGTCTTGCTTTGCTGAGAGCTCTTCTTTACATGGCTAGACCAGCAACTTGCAAGCTTGGGAAAATACCAGACACTGATTTGTACAGAGACGTGGAGCAGTATCCTAATGCAATGAGAGTCCCTGGAGTCATTGTTCTTCAACTTGGTTCCCCTATTTATTATGCCAACTCCAACTACATCAGAGAAAG GATTTTGAGATGGGTTCGTGATGAGCATGCCAAGTACGATTCCGTAGATGGAACCGTCCACCATGTACTGCTGGAGTTGAGTG GAGTTACATCAATCGACATGACAGGGATTGAAACACTCGTCGAAATTCGCAGATTGTTGCAAGCAAACGGAGTTAAG ATGGGAATTGTAAACCCAAGAATCGTAGTGATGGAGAAGATGATAGCATCAGAATTCACAAACACGATCGGGAAAGAAAACATCTATTTGTCAGTAGACGATGGAGTGGAAAGGTGCAGAGATTTGGCGTACAACCCACAGAAAACAAATCCAAGTGATGATAACGTGGAATTGAGCGCAGTGGAGCTGCGggtataa